A region from the Campylobacter blaseri genome encodes:
- a CDS encoding efflux RND transporter periplasmic adaptor subunit: MKKIIKYLIFFIVLIGIGYFGYIKFLKEDEKVDYFTVKPSSGDLLNSVAATGEVLARDLVDVGAQVGGQIQKLYVSLGDTVKKGDTIADIDSVKQANEIAKLNAQHRIYMADLNATSVALKIAKTKYDREKKLYRSNATSKESLENAENEIAFNMAKVEQIKAQIDQNMINLDTAKTNLGYTKIVAPLDGTIVSVLVKEGQTVNANQSTPVIVQIADLTKLEINMEIAEGDLPKVQTGMKVRYSILAEPNKKMTGYIDSIDPAMTTLSDGSLSKLSASQSSNSAVYYYGKVLVDNHDNFLKIGMTVENSIIIEESKDTIYIPKNLIFKKDNSSYVKVLKGSKIVEKSVKLGISDGFYQEILEGIDVDDDIISSTKSGKKEFKGQMGPPRRATRM, from the coding sequence ATGAAAAAAATTATAAAGTACCTTATATTTTTTATAGTTTTAATTGGAATTGGCTACTTTGGATATATTAAATTTCTAAAAGAAGATGAAAAGGTAGACTATTTCACAGTAAAACCATCTAGTGGCGATCTTTTAAACTCTGTTGCGGCAACTGGAGAAGTTTTAGCAAGAGATTTAGTTGATGTTGGTGCACAAGTTGGCGGTCAAATTCAAAAGCTTTATGTCTCTCTTGGTGATACAGTTAAAAAAGGCGATACAATAGCAGATATTGACTCTGTTAAGCAGGCAAATGAGATAGCTAAATTAAACGCTCAACATAGAATTTATATGGCGGATTTAAATGCAACATCTGTTGCTTTAAAAATTGCAAAGACAAAATATGATAGAGAGAAAAAGCTATACCGTTCAAATGCAACTTCAAAAGAGAGTTTAGAAAATGCAGAAAATGAAATAGCTTTCAATATGGCTAAAGTAGAGCAGATTAAAGCTCAAATTGATCAAAATATGATAAATTTAGATACAGCAAAGACAAATTTAGGTTATACAAAGATAGTAGCGCCTCTTGATGGAACTATAGTTTCTGTTCTTGTAAAAGAGGGGCAAACTGTTAATGCCAACCAAAGCACTCCTGTCATAGTGCAAATTGCAGATTTAACAAAACTTGAGATTAATATGGAGATAGCAGAAGGGGATTTGCCAAAAGTACAAACAGGTATGAAGGTAAGATACTCCATTTTGGCTGAACCTAATAAAAAGATGACAGGGTATATTGATAGTATTGATCCAGCTATGACTACTTTAAGTGATGGGTCTTTATCAAAACTTTCAGCATCTCAAAGCTCAAATAGTGCAGTTTACTACTATGGAAAAGTTTTAGTAGACAACCACGATAATTTTTTAAAAATAGGCATGACTGTGGAAAATAGCATTATCATAGAAGAATCAAAAGATACTATCTATATACCTAAAAATCTTATATTCAAAAAAGATAATAGTTCTTATGTCAAAGTTTTAAAAGGTAGTAAGATAGTTGAAAAAAGTGTAAAACTTGGTATATCTGATGGTTTTTATCAAGAGATACTCGAAGGCATTGATGTAGATGATGATATTATATCAAGTACCAAAAGTGGCAAAAAAGAATTCAAAGGACAAATGGGACCACCACGTAGAGCAACTAGGATGTAG
- a CDS encoding MacB family efflux pump subunit, whose translation MLKLENINKKFVFGDNDIHVLKDINLEIKKGEFIAIIGQSGSGKSTLMNIIGCLDTQTSGKYIIDGKDISSFNSNQKAKLRKDKFGFVFQKYNLITSLSSLDNVVLPAIYGGLEKDERERRAYELLDSLGMKDKAPSMPNKLSGGQQQRVSIARALMNGGEIILADEPTGALDSKSGEMVMEIIGDLHKKGHTIVLVTHDKNIANYANRIIEIKDGKILSDETKKDEQYSQKEQIRTKNRLFVDLINKSVQSFKMSISSILAHKLRSLLTMLGIIIGISSVICVVALGEGSQEKILSSIRAIGTNTINIYPGKSFGDMRANRVNTLNMDDSLFLGRQSYLDYSTPNTSTSGTLTYGNKNLNASLRGGSEYSLSINGIEIESGRDFTKYDIDSSNSVVIIDDATNDEFFKDIDPIGKVVFFNKKPLKIIGITKKDDGAFGGSGVLRLYSPFSTVINKITGDRSVQSITVKVKDDVDPQLAEDALVNILTQKHGRKDFFTRNSDTIRQTVESTMGTMRILISSIAFISLLVGGIGVMNIMLVSVTERTKEIGIKMAIGAKQSDIMQQFLIESIVLCIIGGILGLIFAYSFGYIFNQLSSDFYMIFNVTPAIIAILTSTFIGVAFGYIPAKNASKLNPIEALLQE comes from the coding sequence GTGTTAAAACTCGAAAATATTAATAAGAAATTTGTATTTGGCGATAATGATATCCATGTCCTTAAAGATATAAATTTAGAGATTAAAAAAGGTGAGTTTATAGCTATTATTGGACAATCAGGATCTGGTAAATCAACTCTTATGAATATAATTGGCTGTCTTGATACCCAAACTAGCGGTAAATACATAATAGATGGCAAAGATATTAGCTCTTTTAATAGCAATCAAAAAGCAAAGTTAAGAAAAGATAAATTTGGCTTTGTCTTTCAAAAATACAACCTAATTACATCTTTAAGCTCTCTTGATAATGTTGTTTTACCTGCTATTTATGGTGGTTTGGAAAAAGATGAAAGAGAAAGACGCGCTTATGAGCTTTTAGATAGCCTTGGTATGAAAGATAAAGCTCCTAGTATGCCAAACAAGTTAAGTGGCGGACAGCAACAAAGAGTTAGTATAGCAAGAGCTTTAATGAATGGCGGAGAGATAATACTAGCTGATGAGCCAACTGGAGCATTAGATAGTAAAAGTGGAGAGATGGTTATGGAGATTATAGGAGATCTTCATAAAAAAGGGCATACCATTGTTCTTGTAACTCATGATAAAAATATTGCAAACTATGCAAACAGAATAATTGAGATAAAAGATGGTAAAATTTTAAGCGATGAGACTAAGAAAGATGAACAATATAGCCAAAAAGAGCAGATTAGAACCAAAAATAGACTATTTGTTGATTTAATAAATAAATCAGTTCAATCTTTTAAGATGTCAATTAGCTCAATACTTGCACACAAGCTTAGATCTTTACTTACAATGCTTGGAATTATTATAGGAATTTCATCTGTTATCTGTGTTGTTGCATTAGGCGAGGGTTCGCAAGAAAAAATACTATCATCAATTAGGGCAATTGGTACAAATACTATAAATATCTACCCAGGAAAAAGTTTTGGTGATATGAGGGCAAATAGGGTAAATACGCTAAATATGGATGATTCTTTGTTTCTTGGAAGGCAATCATATCTGGACTATTCTACTCCAAATACTTCAACTTCTGGAACTCTTACATATGGAAACAAAAACCTAAATGCATCTTTAAGGGGAGGAAGTGAATACTCTTTAAGTATTAATGGGATAGAGATAGAATCAGGAAGAGACTTTACCAAATACGATATAGACTCCTCAAACTCAGTGGTTATAATAGATGATGCCACAAATGATGAGTTTTTTAAAGATATTGATCCAATTGGGAAGGTTGTATTTTTCAATAAAAAACCATTAAAAATAATTGGAATTACAAAAAAAGATGATGGTGCTTTTGGTGGTTCTGGTGTTTTAAGACTTTATTCTCCTTTTAGTACAGTGATTAATAAAATAACCGGAGATAGAAGTGTTCAAAGTATAACAGTAAAAGTTAAAGATGATGTGGATCCTCAACTCGCAGAAGATGCACTTGTCAATATTTTAACGCAAAAACATGGAAGAAAAGACTTTTTTACTAGAAACTCAGATACAATTAGACAAACTGTTGAAAGTACTATGGGAACTATGAGAATTTTAATCTCCTCAATAGCCTTTATATCGCTTTTAGTTGGTGGAATTGGTGTTATGAATATAATGCTTGTCAGTGTAACTGAAAGAACAAAAGAGATAGGTATAAAAATGGCAATAGGAGCAAAACAAAGCGATATAATGCAGCAATTTTTAATAGAATCCATAGTCCTTTGTATAATAGGTGGTATTTTAGGTCTTATTTTTGCTTATAGTTTTGGGTATATTTTTAACCAGCTAAGTAGCGATTTTTATATGATATTTAACGTAACACCGGCAATTATAGCTATATTAACATCAACTTTTATAGGGGTTGCTTTTGGTTACATCCCAGCCAAAAATGCAAGTAAATTAAATCCTATAGAGGCACTTTTGCAGGAGTAA
- a CDS encoding TolC family protein, translated as MRIYILAILTIFLVGCAPKSGIDNYEVIYKFEDVNQSYEVKKEWYKLYHQNYLNSLVDRALSKNQDMLIASLNTMQAYARVGIIEADKFPTFIANYQIDTSRNLNTNNSSWQDRYGANLSASYEIDLFRKIEDSISALKWQTIATKFDKDSLELSIMNSVVSAYFKELFLNSSLRLLNENLNNYKKLYNLANLKFKNGKASLDSPLEAKKAILSLESKILSYQKDRLSNQEFLKNLLFMGKDENLNIPNILLEDVNLVGVDLEIPYYALTYRPDLNALIASINSSFYNYLTSKKAFYPSITIGSTLSSNEDDIKHSFDLIDLSANLRINLPFLNYKRLKGQLKVDELEFEKRVVNYQKKLLEITNELDRLNSEHKVITNELKNSENIAKNNYKLSNLYHKRYINGKYELKDYIESKNSYINSKISILEQKYMLINNEIAIYKTLSGKYENRQL; from the coding sequence ATGAGAATTTATATTTTAGCAATTTTAACAATATTTTTAGTAGGATGTGCTCCAAAAAGTGGCATTGATAATTACGAGGTTATCTATAAATTTGAAGATGTAAATCAAAGCTATGAAGTAAAAAAAGAGTGGTATAAACTATATCATCAAAACTACTTAAACTCTTTAGTGGATAGAGCACTAAGTAAAAATCAAGATATGTTAATAGCAAGCTTAAATACTATGCAAGCATATGCTAGAGTTGGTATTATTGAAGCTGATAAATTTCCAACTTTTATAGCAAACTATCAAATAGACACTTCAAGAAATTTAAATACAAATAACTCAAGTTGGCAAGATAGATATGGAGCTAATTTAAGCGCTAGTTACGAAATAGATCTTTTTAGAAAAATTGAAGATAGTATTAGTGCTTTAAAATGGCAAACTATAGCAACTAAATTTGATAAAGATAGTTTAGAGCTTAGTATAATGAACTCAGTTGTAAGTGCATATTTTAAAGAGCTGTTTTTAAATAGCTCTTTAAGGCTTTTAAATGAAAATTTAAACAATTACAAAAAGCTTTATAATCTTGCTAATTTGAAATTTAAAAATGGAAAAGCTAGTTTAGACTCGCCGCTTGAAGCTAAAAAGGCAATTTTATCTCTAGAAAGTAAAATACTAAGCTATCAAAAAGATAGATTGTCAAATCAAGAGTTTTTAAAAAATCTTCTTTTTATGGGCAAGGATGAAAATTTAAATATACCAAATATTTTACTTGAAGATGTAAATTTAGTGGGCGTGGATTTAGAAATTCCATATTATGCACTAACATATAGACCGGATTTAAATGCTCTAATCGCGTCAATAAATTCATCTTTTTACAACTATCTAACTAGCAAAAAGGCCTTTTATCCAAGCATAACTATTGGATCTACTCTAAGCTCAAACGAGGACGATATAAAGCATAGTTTTGATCTTATTGATTTAAGTGCAAATTTGAGGATTAATCTACCATTTTTAAACTATAAAAGATTAAAAGGTCAGCTAAAAGTAGACGAGTTGGAATTTGAAAAAAGAGTTGTAAATTATCAAAAAAAACTATTAGAGATTACAAATGAACTTGATAGATTAAATTCTGAGCATAAAGTAATTACAAACGAACTTAAAAATAGTGAAAATATAGCTAAAAATAACTATAAACTTTCAAATTTATACCATAAAAGATATATAAATGGAAAATATGAACTTAAAGACTATATAGAGTCTAAAAATAGCTATATTAATTCTAAAATTAGCATCTTAGAGCAAAAATATATGCTTATAAATAATGAAATTGCCATATATAAAACGCTATCAGGCAAATATGAAAATAGACAGCTTTAA
- the tgt gene encoding tRNA guanosine(34) transglycosylase Tgt — protein sequence MLFKIDKKDKNARACTIKTAHSTIQTPIFMPVGTVGAVKSLDAIDMIEILDAKIILANTYHMYLRPSSKIVKEFGGLHGFTKFDRSFLTDSGGFQAFSLSKISKPDENGIKFASHIDGSKHYFTPTSVLDTQYDFGSDIMMVLDDLIALPAEKKRVELSLQRTIKWAKESIEYHKFMQNKGVGINQNIFGIIQGGTDYEARKECAKALCEMDFDGLAIGGLSVGESNEMMYDTVEGVMPFIDENRPRYLMGVGTPEDLVENIERGVDMFDCVMPTRNARNGTLFTSFGKLNIKNAKYIHDDDPIDKECDCYTCKNYSRGYLNHLFKAKELTFFRLASLHNLHYYLNLVKKAREAILASNFDEFKKEFYSKRT from the coding sequence ATGTTATTTAAAATAGATAAAAAAGACAAAAATGCTAGAGCTTGCACCATAAAAACAGCTCATTCAACCATACAAACACCAATTTTTATGCCAGTTGGTACAGTTGGCGCTGTAAAAAGTTTAGATGCTATTGATATGATAGAAATTTTAGACGCAAAAATCATCTTAGCAAACACTTACCATATGTATCTAAGACCAAGTTCAAAGATAGTTAAAGAATTTGGCGGACTTCACGGCTTTACTAAATTTGATAGAAGTTTTTTAACTGATAGTGGTGGTTTTCAAGCTTTTTCATTAAGCAAAATTTCAAAACCAGATGAAAATGGAATCAAATTTGCTTCGCATATTGATGGCTCAAAGCACTATTTTACACCAACTTCTGTGCTTGATACACAATATGACTTTGGTAGTGATATTATGATGGTTTTAGATGATTTGATAGCTTTACCAGCTGAGAAAAAAAGAGTTGAACTTAGTTTACAAAGAACTATAAAATGGGCAAAAGAATCAATTGAGTATCATAAATTTATGCAAAACAAAGGGGTTGGAATCAATCAAAACATCTTTGGAATTATTCAAGGTGGAACTGATTATGAAGCTAGAAAAGAGTGTGCAAAAGCACTTTGTGAGATGGACTTTGATGGGCTTGCTATAGGTGGGCTTAGCGTTGGCGAGAGCAATGAGATGATGTATGACACAGTTGAAGGAGTTATGCCTTTTATTGATGAAAATAGACCAAGATACTTAATGGGTGTTGGAACGCCCGAGGATTTGGTTGAAAATATAGAGCGTGGTGTTGATATGTTTGATTGTGTTATGCCAACAAGAAATGCAAGAAATGGAACACTTTTTACAAGTTTTGGGAAACTAAATATCAAAAATGCAAAATATATTCATGATGATGATCCAATAGATAAAGAGTGTGATTGTTATACTTGCAAGAACTACTCAAGAGGTTATCTAAATCATCTATTTAAAGCAAAAGAACTTACATTTTTTAGACTTGCAAGTTTGCATAACTTGCATTACTATTTAAATTTGGTAAAAAAAGCAAGAGAGGCGATACTTGCTAGTAATTTTGATGAGTTTAAAAAAGAGTTTTATTCAAAAAGAACCTAA
- the aroB gene encoding 3-dehydroquinate synthase, with translation MKIDISFKDPSKDYFVYIDELKELEFDSSVAIVTNQRVGGLWLKDILPKIKSKNLHIISIPDGEEYKSFETLNYILEQLFIAKLDRKSTLISFGGGVVSDLTGFAASIYQRGISFINIPTTLLAQVDASVGGKTGINTKFGKNLIGSFYQPKAVYCESKYLQTLPNREFSAGVAEAIKMAIMFDRNFFQYFANHNLHKKEELAFVIKKCVELKADIVSKDEKESGIRSVLNYGHTFAHVIENETKYLKFLHGEAVSIGMNMANLLALKLGYLKEEEYKRIKDILIKFNLPVYYKIKDKELFYESFFLDKKSSNSKVKFILPNSIGNFIIKDDIDRDMVISVLSEFA, from the coding sequence ATGAAAATTGATATAAGCTTTAAAGATCCTAGCAAAGACTACTTTGTCTATATTGATGAGTTAAAAGAGCTTGAGTTTGATTCTAGTGTTGCAATAGTTACAAACCAAAGAGTTGGCGGTTTATGGCTTAAAGATATTTTACCTAAAATAAAATCTAAAAATTTACATATCATTTCAATTCCAGATGGTGAAGAATATAAGAGTTTTGAGACATTAAATTATATCTTAGAACAACTTTTTATAGCAAAATTAGATAGAAAATCAACACTTATTTCTTTTGGTGGTGGTGTTGTTAGTGATTTAACAGGATTTGCAGCAAGTATATATCAAAGAGGTATAAGTTTTATTAATATACCAACAACTCTACTAGCACAAGTTGATGCAAGTGTGGGTGGAAAAACAGGAATTAATACCAAATTTGGAAAAAACTTAATAGGCTCTTTTTATCAGCCAAAAGCTGTTTATTGTGAAAGTAAATATTTACAAACTTTGCCAAACAGGGAATTTAGTGCAGGTGTTGCAGAGGCTATAAAAATGGCTATTATGTTTGATAGAAATTTTTTTCAATATTTTGCAAATCATAATCTTCATAAAAAAGAAGAATTGGCATTTGTCATAAAAAAATGTGTAGAATTAAAAGCAGATATTGTAAGTAAAGATGAGAAAGAAAGTGGTATAAGATCTGTTTTAAACTACGGTCATACCTTTGCACATGTTATAGAAAATGAGACGAAATATCTTAAGTTTTTACATGGGGAAGCTGTTTCTATAGGTATGAATATGGCAAATTTGCTAGCGCTTAAATTAGGATATCTTAAAGAAGAAGAGTATAAGAGAATTAAGGATATTTTAATTAAATTTAATCTACCTGTGTACTATAAAATTAAAGATAAAGAGCTTTTTTATGAATCATTTTTTCTAGATAAAAAAAGTTCAAATTCTAAAGTAAAATTTATATTGCCAAATTCCATTGGTAATTTTATAATAAAAGATGATATTGATAGAGATATGGTTATCTCTGTTTTAAGTGAGTTTGCATGA
- a CDS encoding mechanosensitive ion channel family protein produces the protein MRVFFLSFIVLFASCLNAMDVNKSDINEELNKTTLVVDKKKTIPPEIVEAENKLKALESSVKDNIWLIQYSNHQKYNNLKKEYDDTRAAYRREKNEEKKSNLDKKLKTISEQIDLLKDYSAAPFTKILEVKNLGEQERIANPIEILSGISDIKNLLNQKSEYRNNLNSLSMLIAKFEEKKNLLNLLLSDDPDNEDLKNKIETLNLKMNEFLSVQEIGKTTFDVYSKRIDERINSIRLDITEQIKRAINIIALIIFVILLSILFKYIAKKSIKDDDRIYTTNKVINFLNVTLIIIIVFLAYIENVTYFVTVLGFASAGIAIAMKDMFMSMLGWLVITVGGSFHVGDRIRVKKLSGELYVGDIIDISILRMTIYEDVTYTTYTESRRAGRIIFIPNNYIFTELIANYTHYGMKTVWDGIDILLTFDSNHQKATHLIQNIARKYSKGYTEMAKKSMNKLRRQYSIKNSSMEPRIFQFFEPYGIKISVWYMTNSYASLNLRSNISGEILDAIRNEDDITIAYPTQTLYLRDKNSNINQTLETQEIKNEEKTQIKEENS, from the coding sequence ATGAGAGTGTTTTTTTTAAGCTTTATAGTTTTGTTTGCCTCTTGTTTAAATGCAATGGATGTAAACAAGAGTGATATTAATGAAGAGTTAAATAAGACAACTCTAGTTGTTGATAAGAAAAAAACTATTCCACCTGAGATAGTTGAGGCAGAAAATAAGCTAAAGGCTCTAGAGAGCAGTGTTAAAGATAATATCTGGCTTATACAATATAGCAATCACCAAAAGTATAATAATTTAAAAAAAGAGTATGATGATACAAGAGCAGCGTATAGAAGAGAAAAAAATGAAGAAAAAAAATCAAATTTAGATAAAAAACTTAAAACTATCTCTGAGCAAATAGATCTTTTAAAAGACTATTCAGCTGCCCCTTTTACAAAAATTTTAGAAGTTAAAAATTTAGGAGAACAAGAGAGAATTGCAAATCCAATAGAGATACTCTCTGGAATTTCAGATATTAAAAATTTACTTAATCAAAAAAGTGAATATAGAAATAATCTAAATAGCCTATCTATGCTTATAGCCAAATTTGAAGAGAAGAAAAATTTATTAAATTTACTACTTTCAGATGATCCTGATAATGAGGATTTAAAAAATAAAATAGAGACATTAAATTTAAAAATGAATGAGTTTTTATCGGTTCAAGAGATAGGAAAAACAACATTTGATGTATATTCAAAAAGGATTGATGAGAGGATAAATAGCATAAGGCTAGATATAACAGAGCAGATTAAAAGAGCTATAAATATTATAGCGCTAATTATATTTGTTATTTTGTTGTCAATTTTGTTTAAATATATAGCTAAAAAATCTATAAAAGATGATGATAGAATTTACACCACAAATAAGGTTATAAACTTTTTAAATGTAACTCTTATAATAATAATTGTATTTTTAGCATATATAGAAAATGTTACATATTTTGTAACAGTTCTTGGGTTTGCTTCAGCCGGTATTGCCATTGCTATGAAAGATATGTTTATGTCTATGCTTGGATGGCTTGTTATAACTGTTGGAGGAAGTTTTCATGTAGGTGATAGAATTAGAGTTAAGAAATTAAGTGGTGAGCTTTATGTTGGAGATATAATAGATATCTCAATTCTTAGAATGACAATATATGAAGATGTTACATATACTACTTATACAGAATCAAGGCGTGCAGGTAGGATTATTTTCATTCCAAATAACTATATTTTTACAGAGTTAATTGCAAATTATACTCACTATGGTATGAAAACAGTTTGGGATGGAATTGACATACTTTTAACATTTGATAGCAACCATCAAAAGGCAACTCACCTTATACAAAATATCGCTAGAAAATACTCTAAAGGATATACCGAGATGGCTAAAAAAAGTATGAATAAACTAAGAAGACAATACAGTATTAAAAACTCAAGTATGGAGCCACGAATTTTTCAATTTTTTGAACCTTATGGTATAAAGATTAGTGTTTGGTATATGACAAACTCATATGCGTCTTTAAATCTTAGAAGTAATATATCTGGTGAAATTTTAGACGCTATAAGAAATGAAGATGATATAACCATCGCTTACCCAACACAAACACTATATCTAAGAGATAAAAATAGTAATATAAATCAAACTTTAGAGACACAAGAGATTAAAAACGAAGAAAAAACTCAAATCAAGGAAGAGAACTCTTGA
- the mtaB gene encoding tRNA (N(6)-L-threonylcarbamoyladenosine(37)-C(2))-methylthiotransferase MtaB, whose amino-acid sequence MKVYIKTFGCRTNIYDSELIKQNLKENEICNDESEADIIIINSCTVTNGADSDVRSYINRVKREGKKVLLTGCGAISKGEELLKQDKVFGVFGMSNKEKIDDFISKTDKFIDIGNLNSKDKNIVTNYENHTKAFIKIQEGCDFRCSYCIIPYVRGNSRSLDELKIIDEAKKLVENGFSELVLTGTNIGSYGKDTNSSIASLLKKLGGIRGIKRIRLGSLEPSQIDDEFKEILDEDWLEKHLHIALQHTSQKMLNIMRRRNRAFKDIELFNELSKKGFALGTDFIVGHPGESEEIWAEALENFKKFPLTHIHAFIYSKRDNTPSAKMKLDVNGKVAKDRLKMITNIVKLNNLEFRKKHYNELEILVEQIQDDYYTGFDQFYNKVFIKSEEDLRNRYVKVGDYEIKLSGNFAEI is encoded by the coding sequence TTGAAAGTATATATAAAAACCTTTGGGTGTAGAACAAATATATATGATAGCGAACTTATAAAACAAAATTTAAAAGAAAATGAAATTTGCAATGATGAGAGCGAAGCTGATATTATAATAATAAATTCATGCACTGTTACAAATGGTGCTGATAGCGATGTTAGAAGCTATATAAATAGAGTTAAAAGAGAAGGCAAGAAAGTTCTTTTGACAGGATGTGGAGCTATTAGTAAAGGAGAAGAGCTTTTAAAACAAGATAAGGTTTTTGGCGTATTTGGAATGTCAAATAAAGAAAAAATTGATGATTTTATATCTAAAACAGATAAATTCATTGACATTGGAAATTTAAACTCAAAAGATAAAAATATAGTAACAAATTATGAAAATCATACTAAAGCCTTTATTAAAATTCAAGAAGGTTGTGATTTTAGATGTTCATATTGTATTATCCCATATGTAAGGGGAAATTCAAGAAGTTTAGATGAACTTAAAATTATCGATGAGGCAAAAAAATTAGTTGAAAATGGTTTTAGTGAGCTAGTTTTAACAGGTACAAATATAGGAAGTTATGGAAAAGATACAAACTCTAGCATTGCAAGTTTGCTTAAAAAATTAGGTGGCATAAGAGGAATTAAAAGAATTAGGCTTGGAAGTTTAGAGCCATCGCAGATAGATGATGAGTTTAAAGAAATTTTAGATGAGGATTGGCTTGAGAAACATCTTCATATAGCCTTGCAACACACATCACAAAAAATGTTAAATATAATGCGTAGAAGAAATAGGGCATTTAAAGATATAGAGCTTTTTAATGAATTAAGTAAAAAAGGCTTTGCTTTAGGGACTGATTTTATAGTTGGACATCCAGGAGAAAGTGAAGAAATATGGGCTGAAGCACTAGAAAATTTTAAAAAATTTCCACTTACTCACATTCATGCTTTTATATATTCTAAAAGAGACAATACCCCTTCTGCTAAAATGAAATTAGATGTTAATGGAAAAGTGGCAAAAGATAGACTAAAAATGATAACAAATATAGTTAAATTAAATAATTTAGAATTTAGAAAAAAACATTATAATGAATTAGAGATATTGGTTGAACAAATACAAGATGATTACTATACTGGGTTTGATCAATTTTACAATAAAGTATTTATAAAAAGCGAAGAAGACTTGAGAAATAGATATGTAAAGGTTGGAGATTATGAAATTAAACTTTCAGGAAATTTTGCAGAAATTTAA